The DNA window gaggtgaacatGTAGTACCTGTGGAGGATCTTCAAGTAGGGTATTGATTCTAAAGGGGGCTttgttattgacaaaaaaaggacattGATGCTAAAGCTGACCTGGCTCATAATTTGTGACAAAAAACCCTATGGAAGTTCAATAGCATTACATCAGAGGTGTTGTGTAGAGGTTGCGTAATAAAGTAATACACTACATCTGTCTTACAGTTGGTATCCCCCGATCACCACACAGACACCCTTATAATATATCATATCAAAAGAAGTCCATCTAAATATGACATCACCCTCCATCCGTCTCCATCTTTCCAGACGACAGATATTTGCAGTGCCACTGTCCTATCCTGTTGCAGCTCAGTGGATGGGCGGCCCTGCGAGGTATGGCAAGAGTTTTTATGGCAGTCATTTGGGCCACTAATATGTCATCTCCATTAGCCGACTTTTAAAACTCACAGATAGATGGCCCTGTGACATTTATCTGCGAACAGCTCGTATTTTAGCTGTTAAATGACCGGCGATGTGCGGACTGCGTgcaaaatgagtgtgtgtgtgtgttttaggcaTGTGGGATTGGCGGGAGGATTGGAGAGGGAGATGCATTGACTTTTAATGATGCTTTATGCTATAGCACTTTAGAGGTAATGATCACAAATACAATGCATTTTGTCACCTTTGGCccctgcaacaacaaaaaaagggaagagagagcagagagaggattGAGGAGCAGCTTTAGACCTGCAGGCCTTCATCCTGGACAGCTGATGTAGACTGCAGCATCAGCAAGAAAAACATCCTGATACAAAAGAGAACCGCTAATTAACTTAGCAGTCTATAGAGAGATTGGAGAGGAAGAgtgatgtatagatggatgcaAAAATGAAAAGGTGGGTTGAGAGATATGCAGGCTAATTGCTCATATGGATTTTGCCATTGTTGGCTTTTGCTGGGTCAACAAGGTGAAGCCATTCCCTCCAGAAGCTCCAGGTGAAAGTCTAAATGAGATAGTAATTTAGACTCATAAAATAATACTAATATTGACATCCAGCACATGGGGAAGCATTAAGGAGATTCTGACCATAAAACAGCTGTAAATATGATCTACCATCTTGTCATTTAACTTCTCACATACAGAGGAACCTTTTCCACCTCCCCCATAAAAACACCATCAACTCCGCTGCATcaaaaaactgagaaaatgttcagtgttgtttttttttttaagtgtcacCCAAAGGAGCTCAGTCACCTGTCCACAAGCTCTGAAGTTGACTAATGTGACAGaaaattaacaattaaaaatTTCACACGGGCCCAGAGCCACCGCAACGTGGTGCGTTCACAACTCAGTGGACACCCTAATTGCTTTGAAATACAATTGGGTTTgggctttgttttgtgttttggagGTATGAAGCGCATCAATGCACACTGGAAATTGAGTTATAAATTACCAAGATGAAATAGACATGTACCGTGAATACTCAATATCCAAATGCTAGATGTTCTCCGCTGCAAAAAGGCAAATGTGTGCGCACacacggacagacacacacaaacacaagatactACCGCTTGCAGTTGCATTTCATTTTGTCAGGAAATTGACTTGCTCTGAACCaaacactgcatgtgtgtgcatgggtgtgtgtCACACTGTATTCCTGTCATGGGGTATGTTGATAAGGTCAACCTTAACAGCAAACAGAGATGGAGAGCACCAACCAAAGACCAGGGGGATGCTGAAAATGACAGTgggtgagggaaaaaaaagaaagtgtgcaTTCATCCACAGCGTTTCCAccagcagatgtgtgtgtgtgtgtgtgtgtgcgtgtgtgtgtgttttcagatgcGTCGCTGTGTGTACgtacgtgtctgtgtttgcCATGCCACTACAGCTctgtggctgctgtgtgaagtcaCTGACAGCTTCATTATGGCCCGTGCGCACAGGGAGACAGCACCATCCAggggaaggagagaagaggacagAGACGGGACAGCCCAGGTTTACTGTGGGGCCCAGCCCATGTCAACTCAGCTGTTGGAGGAAGATGGTTTCAGGGGGGGTGAGGGCATCTTCTGTCTTCTTTAATGAGCCTTTGCTTCTTTCATCAGCTTTCAATTTATAGGGCTGTCCAGCACTCTGGCATCCATCCCACACAGTTGGACGCCGTCTTATTTCCTGCAGGTAATTCCCAAGTGTGATATGTTGTGGTTAAATTAATTTGTCATCTTCCTTTAATTAGACCCTCTCACCTGGGAAAGCAGTGACAAGGAGTTGAAATGTGACCCCAGGCTTCTTGTCAAAAACAACATTGAAGATTATTGAAAtcaaacatgcacatacactTCATACATAATGCCCAAAGTAAACCAACACTTCCAGTATGAAGAGAGATTCAGCTTGTTGTGAACAGGAAAGGAAACAACACCTTGATTATAGCTACTGAAGTTTATTAAATACACCTAGGTGCCTGCATATTCTATCTAACCAAATGTGTCTGATGTAACAGCCCTTTGTAATACTACAAAGGTTGTAATTATTCAGCTTTTAAATTGTAGGTGTTGggcaacaaacatgtttacctCTTACTGAGTCTTATTTAAACAAAGACTCACTGCAAAACCTTTTAACTGTAACACAATGTTAACCCAGATCTGGATATCAGGTGAATAACTGCAGAGGTTTGACTTAATCCAGTTGTTCCTAATAAACTAGCAAATAAGAACACATGCACTACACTAATAGCTGTGTATGCCAaggtcatttattttctttagcaGTGGAGTACCATACTAacttgttggttttttttctaactaATTTTAATAACTGGACATTAAGAACAACTCAAATGCACACTTAAATCTTCCACCAAATGCTTTAACAAACTAAAAGGACTTTTAGTGCAAGTTTTATGTCATGTTTGAGTCACCTCTAACAGCGCTGTAGACTTTCATCACACTGCTGCTTTTACTTGTGGTCCTTTGTCTAGACTCCCTCTACTGGGCTGTAACAACAATGCATGACTGTTGCACTGTACATGTCAAAGACAAGAGACATCGGTGCCTATCAATTCCactttaaacaacacaactctGTCAAGATGCAAGgctttttctactttaaaaaggACCATTTATTCATCATTGAAAAAACATAGAAGTATTCTCAGATATTTTCTTAAAACCATCATTCAAAACACTCTTTATGATCAGTACAGCTCCAGTGCagataaaaatataatatttaagAATTATAAATTTGCTTTTactatacattttaaagaaaagtatttttccAGCTATAATATGAATTAAATAACCAAAGTAGAGGaaagcaaataataataaaaaaaaaattggagagTCACCAATACTAAAACATAGaatttttctctttgaaagTTAATTAAGAAAAGCAAGAGCTCCAGGAGTATCACTTAGAGGTTGATACATGAATGACCAGAGTCCAAACAGGAGAGAGGTGGTCAAGGTAAAACTGCTGTGCTTCACGACGCACTGAAATGGGTCTTGGTTTGTGAAAGACAGCTGCACAGCTCCGGGTCAGCGGACTCCAAGAAAGGGAGGGGGCTTTCCCTTAGTGTCGTGTCTACACTCAGTCCAAATCCTGACGATGACGAGCAGCTgtggaaggggaaaaaaaaaggggggggggggggtcatcatTGGAAATTAAactgatctctttttttaaagtaaaccaTCTGCCCAAGCTCTACCTTTCACCGTCGTAGTCACAGGAGGATGTCTTCTCTTGCCTGCTGACGTAGCCGCTGCTGGAACGCTGGATGGCTTCAGCCACTGTGTACCTGGTCTTACCTCGAGCACACCTATCCATCTTGTGGATGTTCAGGTCAGACTGGAGGAACAGATGAAGTCGACTGTCCGATAACAGCAGAGGTGTATGAAGAATACTAGaagataaagtttatttaatGACAACATTTAACAGTTTATAGGTAATATCTTTAGGTCTAATGGAGCTCTTACATTCAGTACATTTCTTAACTTCCTAAAAGGCTTTCAGTAGGAGTTTATAATTATACCACTAGATGGCAATGCTATAATTTCACAGTTATTACTTCAGCTGCACAGCCACTCACTTTTCTAAGAACTCCTGCAGACCCTGCATCCTGTGGGTGACCTGGTCCTTGTTTCTCAGACTGATGAACGGGTTCCAGGGTGGCAACTTGGGTAATTTTCTGgaccaacagaaacacacaatactCACTCAGAAAACGATATGCTATATTAAGCTCCCACATGTCAATAACGGATATGAATCTGCGGTACAAAACTTGGGAACTCACATGATGAGGGCGTTCTGCTCCAGACAATGCCGCAGCCATACAAATTCACTGTAACGCCGCCTCACACAGGAAGTCTTTTTTCGAAAACACATGCTATTTGTCTACGAAGAGACATCAATTCATCAGACTTGTGAAAGCTTCATGAcaaaaaattatataaaaagaaaaatttgAGCGGTTTTCCACAAGAACTTACATGTACACAGATCTCatagtcaatgtgtgtgtgccagaaGTCGTCCCTGACAAGCCTCGGGTCTCGGACACAAATACTGATGAAGTCCTACAAAATTGAAAATGTGTTCTATTACTTAAACTGCTTGTAAAGCTGCATAGGTTGTAATGTATAACATGATGAACACGATTTTAAATGGTAGTATAATATCTCAATTTTAGGACATCAAATTTTCAGCCACACAAATACAAGATGAACATTGAGAGATGAAGGGTGTCTACTTACCATTTTTGGCAGACTGCCTAACATATTGTCCATACTCGCCACAAATACCTGCCAGAGATCGACACAAATACATTCAGTTGCCTTAAATTTCCAACTTGCATGTCATATCAGCAA is part of the Labrus mixtus chromosome 16, fLabMix1.1, whole genome shotgun sequence genome and encodes:
- the snx10a gene encoding sorting nexin-10A, producing MDNMLGSLPKMDFISICVRDPRLVRDDFWHTHIDYEICVHTNSMCFRKKTSCVRRRYSEFVWLRHCLEQNALIIKLPKLPPWNPFISLRNKDQVTHRMQGLQEFLENILHTPLLLSDSRLHLFLQSDLNIHKMDRCARGKTRYTVAEAIQRSSSGYVSRQEKTSSCDYDGESCSSSSGFGLSVDTTLRESPLPFLESADPELCSCLSQTKTHFSAS